The following are encoded in a window of Helicoverpa armigera isolate CAAS_96S chromosome 24, ASM3070526v1, whole genome shotgun sequence genomic DNA:
- the LOC135118665 gene encoding alpha-lactalbumin A-like isoform X2, protein MKCKLISIVLLCFVLCDLCTSKTFTRCQLSKELLKIKGIQKTYLGTWVCLIEKVSKRDTSLLTVKASGKKLYGLYQIPKEWCREKKRGGLCNISCEALLDDDIRDDTVCALKIAEEKGFKYWPQWTTRCKNDNFITNEIYKCPDLNRLTPERSLSSSLYSRSLQLRRKRSLRSPYPKVTRSKSRHIH, encoded by the exons atgaagtgCAAATTAATATCCATAGTGTTGCTATGTTTCGTTCTGTGCGATTTATGCACGAGCAAAACATTTACGAGGTGTCAACTTTCTAAAGAACTGTTGAAAATTAAAGGGATACAGAAAACTTATTTGGGAACAT GGGTATGTTTGATTGAAAAAGTGAGCAAAAGAGACACGAGCTTATTGACTGTTAAAGCAAGTGGCAAGAAGCTCTATGGATTGTATCAG ATTCCAAAAGAGTGGTGTCGTGAGAAGAAACGCGGCGGACTCTGTAATATATCTTGCGAAG CCTTACTAGACGATGACATTAGAGATGACACGGTATGCGCACTCAAAATCGCCGAGGAGAAGGGTTTCAAGTACTGGCCGCAGTGGACTACCAGATGCAAGAATGATAACTTCATTACCAATGAGATTTACAA GTGCCCAGACTTGAACCGCCTAACACCTGAACGAAGTCTCTCAAGCAGTCTATACAGCCGAAGTCTGCAATTAAGAAGAAAGCGCTCACTTCGAAGTCCGTACCCCAAAGTCACTCGGTCGAAGTCCAGACACATTCATTAA
- the LOC135118665 gene encoding lysozyme-like isoform X1: MWNARVVVFVIFFLVIISDAKRFETRCKLVRELLKIGMPNDMFLGQWVCLIEKVSKRDTSLLTVKASGKKLYGLYQIPKEWCREKKRGGLCNISCEALLDDDIRDDTVCALKIAEEKGFKYWPQWTTRCKNDNFITNEIYKCPDLNRLTPERSLSSSLYSRSLQLRRKRSLRSPYPKVTRSKSRHIH; encoded by the exons ATGTGGAACGCACGTGTGgtagtttttgttatattttttcttgtcattATCAGTGATGCAAAAAGATTTGAAACGAGGTGTAAATTAGTGAGAGAATTACTGAAAATTGGAATGCCAAATGATATGTTTTTGGGACAAT GGGTATGTTTGATTGAAAAAGTGAGCAAAAGAGACACGAGCTTATTGACTGTTAAAGCAAGTGGCAAGAAGCTCTATGGATTGTATCAG ATTCCAAAAGAGTGGTGTCGTGAGAAGAAACGCGGCGGACTCTGTAATATATCTTGCGAAG CCTTACTAGACGATGACATTAGAGATGACACGGTATGCGCACTCAAAATCGCCGAGGAGAAGGGTTTCAAGTACTGGCCGCAGTGGACTACCAGATGCAAGAATGATAACTTCATTACCAATGAGATTTACAA GTGCCCAGACTTGAACCGCCTAACACCTGAACGAAGTCTCTCAAGCAGTCTATACAGCCGAAGTCTGCAATTAAGAAGAAAGCGCTCACTTCGAAGTCCGTACCCCAAAGTCACTCGGTCGAAGTCCAGACACATTCATTAA